One window of the Rhipicephalus sanguineus isolate Rsan-2018 chromosome 2, BIME_Rsan_1.4, whole genome shotgun sequence genome contains the following:
- the LOC119383749 gene encoding uncharacterized protein LOC119383749, producing MLMTWVHTDIAPEEGDCEESPRNIAIVTCKLLPAMGVLFLASAVAQTVTILINRLEQSQGQMYTSHGGSSNLQKEEMISMNNVTGSSAVDESNSLSGHLSCSSTPLDQSPSRSKRVYTISYATQQKSHVEAAVSSPATAHSTSQVASTENARDASSQASVTATFQQEFSGPGPGAVRPAFSGCYDNEEYSSSHHFDSFGSDCFIPSAPPAQ from the exons GTTCACACTGACATTGCACCCGAAGAGGGAGACTGCGAG GAAAGCCCGAGGAACATTGCCATCGTCACTTGCAAACTGCTTCCTGCGATGGGCGTCCTGTTCTTGGCATCTGCTGTGGCCCAG ACCGTCACCATCCTGATTAACCGTCTAGAACAGTCGCAAGGCCAAATGTATACCAGTCATGGAGGAAGCAGCAATCTTCAGAAGGAAGAAATGATCTCAA TGAACAATGTTACCGGGTCCTCGGCTGTGGATGAAAGTAATTCCTTGAGCGGCCATCTCAGCTGTTCAAGCACGCCGCTTGATCAGTCTCCGTCGAGATCCAAACG GGTGTACACCATTTCGTACGCGACGCAACAGAAGTCCCATGTCGAGGCGGCTGTATCATCACCGGCAACCGCCCATTCAACTTCTCAAGTAGCCAGCACCGAAAACGCACGAGACGCGTCCAGCCAGGCTTCCGTGACTGCGACCTTCCAGCAGGAATTCTCGGGCCCAGGGCCAGGAGCGGTGCGCCCGGCGTTCAGCGGCTGCTACGACAACGAAGAGTACTCCTCGAGTCATCATTTTGACAGCTTTGGCAGCGACTGCTTCATTCCGTCAGCTCCGCCAGCCCAGTAG